GACTGCATCCAATCTCCACCACACCTCTCTCATCCAATTTCATGCCCACAGTTTGAGATGTACTTTATCTTGAATCTTCTGCGTGATTTTTTTcctatgtttttagtttttacatgtTTGGTTGCCCAAAAAAGAtttttggaagttttttttttttttgctgatttggatttttttaatatttaaaatgctgatttgtcatttttaatattattttataagccACGTCAACTTTAATTGTGCCAACTATACACATCATTTGCCACGAAGACATTTTCCATTAGTGAGTTAACGGTAGAGATCAAATTGAttgcaaattgaaaataacaggaaccaaattgactgtaaccttaaaatataagaaccaaaatggtgtttttgTCTGAATTGTACTACTAGACTCCCAGTCTATTTCAATGCAAGTATTGAACAATTTAATGTTCCATTAACGAGtgtatcaacaaaaataaaaagttctaTAAATGAGATAATGACACAGTGAGAATAATCCAAAAAgagataatgaaaaaaaaaaaatggtattttgAATTTGTACAAGGAAGCACCAGACTTAACAGAATTAAGAAACAACATTAGGACTTGATTTGTGAACAATCCAGGTCATACATTGATGTTATGGAAGCCTGAAGAAAGCACACATGATACTTTCTTTGATAGACAAAAACTAACCACAAGGTGATAAACTAGAATCCACCAGAGAAAAGTTTGAGAAAAACTCtgcaattttattgataataatctGAAAACTAAATTGCCTTTAAAGGCTACAATGCGcttaaatagtaaaaagaaaccTAGGGTAGCTAGAAACTCTAAGGCGGCTATGAAAGCatataaaaccctaatttgactaaacaacgttaaaaacacctaaaacaAGGAGATAaataacctaaacctaaaataactaaaattacataaaaatactaaaattaaatatttacaaaaattagTTATTAAACCGTGTCCTACATCAGATCCCTCCTCTTAAAATAAACTCGTCATAGAGTTCATCTttaaaatctgaaatcttctgttccaaataaaaaaactacttCGAATTCTTGAGCTCCTTGATCTTCTTTCCATACTTGCAACTCATCAATGAGATAAACAAAtcaacttgaattttttttttccttggtctTCATGTAATTGTAGAGATTTACCAAATAAGAACTAACAATTGAATCAAATCTATCAACCCCAATCAAATCAATAAACTTTGGTGTATCGctaaccacaaaaataaaaagatcttGATATTGACAATCACCTGATTCAATTTTGTCAAACTCCTTGACAATTTCCTCTTCAATTGTCTCTGCTATCTCGACTTCAAGATATTTCTCTATAATAGGGTCTTCATCAATCTCTTccacaatttttatttcaagCTTTTAATCTATAATAAGGCTTTCATTAATTTCCTCAgaaatctctatattttcttatttgacTTCTACATATTCTTCAAAAAAAGTATTCTCTTCAACATGCAATTCCTCCTTTATTGGTGGAATATATGGCtcttcaaaataattcaaatatgaaCTTCTTGGCCAATAATAATCTTGTATTGTATACGAAAAGATTTCTTCACAATCCAAAGGataaaaatttgataacaaGCATCTTTTTCATTCTTGGCCATGAACGAATTTTGTCATTACCTTGTCAGATTCTATCAGATTGTACTCGTTCCCACCAACATAAGTCATACTTACTAAGTTTATACAAAGCAAGTTCAACTTTTCCCTCATAACAAATATTCTCATAGTCAAATTGATGATACATAGAAATCAGTAAACTAAAATACTTTAGGCTATGGTAATGGCTATGaatcctgaaaagaaagaaggaactATCAAAGGTGATCGATGTGACCCGGCCAAGGACCCTTCGACATTTAAGTTAGTTTACTCTCTAGGACACAaggatagaaaatagtgaatggtTAGAACTCACCTTGGATGAATAGGATTTAccccttttatagagagttagaCGTGGGTCTACCTGCTTGGATCCATCACCATCGTGGGTGACGTTGGTGgttgataaaaaaaagggttgtaTGAGGCGCAGTTCATGAAATTCCTTCCACATATCAAGCAACGTGTCGTATTTTGTTTATGTGAATTTAAAGGAGGACTTTCCACAAAACTCACCAAGTATATTTTGTTCATCCATGTACATGTCGTTTGTAGATACACTTGTCTATGGAGAGCTCCCTTCACTATATGACTCGACCGTCCATGGACAAGTGTCTTTATATGTTCTCGTACTTGGACGATCTGATATAGGTGTGGCTTTCTTTGGACGATCAACACAAGGACAAGTAATACTTGTGTTGATCTCCATCAATTGCCCCCTTGTCCTTGTGTTgtctgtcattttttttttttaatttttgaattttaccttTAATCATTGACACGTGTCGCAATCCTAAAGTCTATTAGTTATGTCGTTTCGTCCTTTAAGAAAAGTGCCATATGGCTTCTTCTGGTTGGTCATGTCATTTCCTATGACCAGCTTtgttgcctataaatagtagaattCCTCTCTTACCCTTTCACATTtccaatattttcttctttgacatttGTCATCCAGCACCTCGTCTAGAAGTCTTCCTGCGTCCTTAGGCATTCTTCATTTAGATTCAAGTATCTTCTCCATCTCGTCTTTTGGTTTTCCTTTAGTTTTTTCAAGATGTCTGAAATCACAGTATCTTCGTCTAGCAATAATGATAATAGGGAGATAGACGAGTATTATGATAGCACTTATGATAGTGGCTCTAGTAGTAGTAATAGTAGCAGAAGTAATGGTAGCAATAGTAGTGGAGGGAATACTACGAACGAGCAATATATGTTCGGAGTTCATGGGGTTCCTCTAGAAGTCCTTTAAGAGGAGCTAAGGACCAGGATGGCTTCGAGGTCACATGCTGGTACGTCCACCAACACTCCTTCGTCCACCACCCCAGATGAAGTAGAAACTATTTATAGCTGTGTTGTAGGTGTCCCTTCTAAGATTGATGAGAGAAGACTTACTTCCCTTAGAAGTTGGTACCAAATTCTAAAAGAGCTTAACTCTAGATTAGCCGTTCGTGGCGAGTGGTGTTGTGACCCTTGTTTTGGGGTAGGTATTTATAAGGCCTATCTTTTGGGGGGCTTAAGTTGCCTCTCAATACTTTTACTAGAGAGATACTttctaggttaggtttaggaaCTTGTCAGCTTAACCCCAATGCATGGAGGCTCATCGTCTTTATGCAGATTATATGGAGAGAAGTGTTCGAGGGGGATCATCATCTTACTATGGACGAGCTCCTCTATTGTTATAAACCATCTGAAATTAGCCAATCCCTGGGCTTTTACCAATTCTCGACCAGGGGTGCAGATTGTAGATTAATAAGGTCCCTCCTCGCATCTGATAGGAACTGAATGAcgaagttcttcttcttctctagttttTGGGCTGGGAACCCTGTTGAGGTACACAGGGATACATTTCCTCCCTATAGTAGCGAGATAGGAAACCTTAGTCCAGAAGGTATGCTTCTTCCTACTCATCATCTTATATTTTTCGTTGTACTCGTATAAcccctcttctcttttttatttatttattttaaatagctGTAAGACGACCTTCTCTAAGCAGGTTCTATCTTAAGCATGTTCATTAAGCTCGGCTATTTGCTAGCAGGAGCTTTCATTCTTTAGTTACTCTACAACATCTTGCCACCTAGGGACTTGGACCTGAACCGTCTGCTGAAGCCTTAGCTCACAAACTTACTACATGTAGACGTGagcttttttaattgaaaattttgttcttacttGTTTTACCCAAGCTCTAACATCCTTTTTCTTTGCAAGGATAGAAACTATGAAAGAATGAGGAAGACCTTGTCCAAGACGATTGACTTAGAAAATCTTCCAAGTCATCAAGGTCACAACAAGGCAAAGCATGGGTCGTCTAAACCTAGAGTCGTCAAGCCTGGTTTTGTTGTCCCTCCTGCTGCTCAACAGTCATCTATTCAAATACATGACTTGGACACTCCATCCCTACTGGAGCTACTCCATCCAAGTCTACTGTAACCACTTCGTCCTAGCCTTCCAGAAGAGCtcctaaaaattttcttgaaaatgagCATCTTGCTTGGGAAAGGTTCCAACAGGCTGTGATTGACTAGGACATTATTGTATGTTATAACATGTCCTTAAAAGAATTTGAACACTCTGCAGTTCATGATCTCTTCAAGGTacatttttatgtatttgttattatttcttCTTGTATCATATCTTACATTTCTCGCCTAATCATCTTTTTCAATCAATTGTATATATAGGCTATGTCAAAGTTCATGGCAACGTCCAAGCAGGCTACTGAGATGGACCATGAAAGAATTAGGCTGGAAGCAAGGGTTCGTGAAGTGCTTAGGCTATGGCTAAGGCTATGGACGAGGTGAAGGAGCTGAAGAACCTCGTCGAAGAGCTTAAGGAGGATGTTGTTGTAAAAGACACTTGTCTTGATAACCTACAAAAGAGGAATGACGAGCTTCACATCCTTCTTGAGAAGGCCTAGGGAGATGCCATGAAGGATTGTAGGGTGTCCAGCGAGTTCACTGATCTTTTGGATAAAAACTACGCTGCTGGTTTTGAGGACTTTCGCATAGACGCTGCTGAACATTTCCCTGAGGTTGACTTCAGCTCTATTAAGCTTAACATCGATGTTGCAAGCTCTCTTCTCCAGATGAGTTCTGAAGATGTCAATATTGAAGACGATGATACAACCTAGCCTGCTCATGACGACCCTACCTCTAGAGAAAATCCCCCTTAGTAGtttatgaaaaaatttcaaacttttatctgttttgttgtaatttttatgtGATCTGTTGTTTTGGatcatttgaatttgtttaAGTACATTTGGCTTGTTCTTGCTTTTAGACGAGTCTTGATACAATTGCCTTTTTAGGCTTAacttaagggtttttggatgaTAGTCGTCTAcccttttatttataaatttgttgatttcCAAGTATTTTTTGTCTATATTTCTCGTCTTTAGACTTTGGAATTTAACTTGGTTATGTTATCCATAATTTGGACTGATTGGACGTGTCATCCATGAAtgcttttctttcatctttgatCCTTTTTGGATGAGTTTCATTGGGAAATTTGTTCTTTCCCTTTATAATTGCCTTTTATGACAATTTGCTCCCTTTTTATTAATGATAGCTTGTGACGAGATATCTCTACATCTAGAGATTTTAATCGTTTACCATTTCATTTGGATTTTATAGAATCATAAACACTTAAATTAGGAAATTCAAGCTGCATTATACACAACATCTGTATATAACATCATCTGTGGATGTACAACATATGTACATAACATCGTCCGTGGACGTTAAGGAACATAGTACATAGCATCGTCCAAATAGCTCGTCCATCTAGtacttagtcattttttagggaattcaaattactttatgtACAAAGGGACTTTGTCCATGACATCGTCCATAGCACACGCCAGTAGCTAGTGCTTTTTAGGGaattcaaatacttaaaaacataacatactattcttaaaacataactactaaaacataatataaacaaattacTGATAATCATAAACAATCCTTAATCTCGTTCATGCTGACCTTCCTGACGAGTCACTTTCACTGGTAGTATGTCCTCAAATGCTCCACGTTCCATGGGTGCTCAACCTTCCGTCCATCTAAGGCCTCTAATAGTATGAACCTCGCCTTTTGGAATTGAAAACCCTACACAGttcttcccaattaggtcccagCTTTCCATGAGAGGGGTCCTTAGTGGCTAAGGATACCCTTTTTAGGACAAGGTATCCAATATTGAAATGTCTCGGCTTCACCAACGCATCATGGTACTTAGTCATCAGATTCTTGTAATGTGCCACCCTTTGCTCTACgtccatccttacctcgtcaatgagATTGAGGCTTAGACAGagtgattttttattctccttCTCTTTATAATGGGCCACCCTGTAGCTAGTTAATCCAACTTCCGCTGGTATCATTGTATCACTTCCATATGCTAGCTTAAAGGAAGTTTCTCCAATGTGAGCCCTCAATGTTGTCCTACATGCCCAAAGGACGCTAGGTAATTCATCTGGCCATATCTCTTTTGCCCCCTCAAAtcgagtcttgatgatcttcaGCAAGGATCAGTTTGTAACTTCAGCTTGTCCATTGGCTTTTGGGTGGGCGAGTGAGGAGTAGGaattcttgattcctaactgcttacaaaattctctaaaaTGGGTGTTGTCAAATTGTCatccattgtctgagatgagtaCCCCAGGGATCCCAAAACGGCAgataatgttcttccagacGAAACTTTTGACATTTCAACTGAGTGATTTTTGTCAAGggctctgcttccacccatttggtgaaataatcaatCCCTACTACTAAGAACTTCATTTGCCTTGTCCCCATGGGAAAGTGATAACGCCTTAAAacatatacttgttatatatttatatgggcgttatctccttattactatgctcaatttgtataattaagccatgatttgcattagtctctattatttatctttccataatttcttgaataagatatcACTCAttatgtgtaattttctactttcaataAATCATGTGAAAAAGATTAGTTTACTataatttgtgagagaatggaggccaaactagaattaaagtaGAGCTAAAGGACCATGATTAAAggtctaaggaggtgcagctaGAGTGCTTGGGTCATCTACCAtgtttggaagcttcaaataaggaaagaaatcaaagaggtagaatctgaaaaggaaaaatcagatttgagcaCTGATCAATATTTTGGGTGTATCTCTCTCcccaaaaatccaattgacttAAAGCTAAATGAGTTAGAACCGTGACTTAAATATATACAACTtttcagttttgaatttttcaaaattctcaatttttgaaggcTGAAATTAACTCACAATTTCCTGCTGTTAACCTGgacgaaaattaaaatagtaaaagtttttattttctttggacacttggacgttagggttttgaagggtGGCTGTGTAGAACGAATTTGGCAGAgaaaaacttgtattttcctttctctaatggcagcctaaactcttcgctagggctaggggttatgtttcttctatactaTATGAATATTCCATGTAattctttctaggattttatcaacaacatatttgattgttcaattagatttcttttgatatttTAGTTCTTTCatactttcaataagttcaatcatgtttttcttattgtttagatgaatttctaatagtttcaaatagaattcAGCTTTTAAAGTAAATgggtttttttgaaaacttttctaaccgcattattaacctaggttatcatgcgttgttgaattgtctcagttcaaccaaatcataagtatttaattgtataaaaataatcaattatgaaatatataatttcttagatcacaaagaatttcatatcgatatagggaaacaccccaATGCCCTACAATTTACATTATTGAATTAAATCAGTTATCATTGTTATTCTTGTTTACAATTACCaggaaaaaattattcatcttcaccaaaagtttttttttttacattgtctttgaatttactccgctccttgtggttcgacctcAGTACTCTAAGAATTATATTGCAACaatctcctgcacttgggagtgagcaagcaaaAAGGGACTAAGGATGTCAAGTCCCCACTAGGTTAAAGGCCAAAAGCCACCATTGGGGTAAGATATTCTAATGGTCGTCTAGGGATGTTGCTTTAGCATTGACATTTATCACATGCTTTGACATAAGCCTTGGCATCTACTTGCATGGTCGACTAGTAATACCTTGCATGGACTATCTTATGGATTAGTGATCTAGCCCCCGAATGGTTTCCACAGGCTCCTTCATGGACGTCCCTCAAGATGTAATGGGACTCGTCTGGAGTCAGACACCTCCAGTAAGGCTATGAAAAGCCCCTTTTATACAACACCTCGTCCATGAGGACAAACTTTGCAGCTCCTATCCTAAGCTTCCTTGCTTCTTCTATGTCTTCAAGGAGTACTTCGTCTTTGAGATAAGATAGAATTGGGGTGGTCCAGTCGGCAACTCCACCTATCTGATTCACTTCCTAAACATCTATGCTTGGAACATATTGGACTTTAACTCATTCACCGACCGTCTTATCCGAGGATGGCGTCTTGGCTAAGACGTCAACTTCTGTATTCTCTTCCCCTGGTATTATCTGAAGTTAGGTTGTTGTAAAGCCTTTGATacattgctaaattttttccAAGTATCTTTTCATTCATTCTTCTCTAGATTCACATGTCTATTTACTTGACTTATCACCAACTAGGAATCCCCCTAGACGCGGATTGATTCTGCCCCAAGTGATTTGGCCAATTCCAAACCCTGGAGTAAGGCTtcgtactcagcttcattattgGTTGATTGGAATTTTTTATCTCCTTCTGGTGATTGTAAAATGATCTTAATTCCTCCTGCATGCTGTGTGGACGATCCATCAACATGGACAACCCATTGCTTTGCCCCTGGTCTCCATCTTACTGATTATTGGCAGGAGTAAATTTAGCAATGAAGTCTACAAGGACTTGTGCTTTTATTGCTTATCTTGGCTTATACCGCACATCGAACTCACTAAGTTTCACTACCCATTGGATTAATTTTCTGGTGATTTCCAACTTATTCATAGTTTTCTTTAACGGGTGATCTATCAGGACATTGATtacatgagcttgaaaataagcTCTAAGCTTTCTTGCTGCTATCACTAGTGAAAATGATAACTTTTACATTGGTGGATACCGTCCTTCAGCTCCTCTCAATGCTTTGCTAGTGTAGTAGACGGGATTCTGTAATTTCCCCCTTCCCTAATCAAGGCTGAGCTTACTGTATGGGGAGACACTGCTAGGTAGAGATACAACTCCTCTCTTGGTTTGGACGGGCTCAGCAGCAAAGTTGAAGTGAGATAAGTCTTCAAGTCTTCAAAGGCTCGTTGACACTCGTCCATCCACTCGAATGCCTTCCTTAATATTCTGAAAAATGATAAACACTTGTTAGTGGCTTTTGAAACAAACCTATTAAGGGTTGTCACTTGTCTAGTGAGGCTTTGGATGTCTTTAATATTCTTTAGAGGCTCCATGTTTAGGATTGCTCTAATCTTATAAGGGTTTGCCTCAATCCCTCTTTGTGAAACCATAAAACCAAGGAATTTCCCTGATGCAACTCCAAAAGCACATTTGCTTGGGCTCAGCTTCATCTTATATCACCTAAGtgtatcaaaggtctcttgaagATCGTCTAGATGCTATATCTCCTTCGCACTcttcaccaacatatcatccacatatacttcaacgTTTTGCCCAATCTATGGACGACTAATCTCTGGTAGGTGGCTCCTGTAGTTTCAACTCGAACGAcataactttataacaaaacaAACCTTGGCTTATGATGAAGGATGTTTTCTCCTAGTCCGCTTCGTCCATCTTGATCTGGTTATACCCTGAGAATGCATCCATAAAACTCAACAGTTGATGTCCAGCTGCTAAATCTACCAACTGATCAATGCGTGGAAAAGATAACTATCTTTGGGCCATGCCTTGTTTAAATCTATGAAATCTATCCTTCATTTGCCATTAGCCTTTTTTACCATCACCATATTAGCTAGCCAGTCTGGGTAGTAAACTTCGTGAATGAATTCCGCAGTGATTAACTTAtgaacttcttctttgatggcattgttTCGTTCTAGGGCAAACACTCTCTTCTTCTGATGAACAGGCTTGTAAGACAAAGATACTTTTAGACGATGGGTAATCACACTCGGATCAAtcccaggcatgtcttcatggcaaCAAGCGAAAACATCTGTGCTTCATCTAAGGAATTTAACAAGATCCTATTTCGTCTTTTCCTCCATACTTGTCCCAATTCTGGTAAACTTCTCTAGGTTGGACTCGTCTAGTGGCACATCTTCTAATACCTCAATCGATTCAGCTAATATTCTCCTTTCTTCAATGTTCATCATCTATATTTGCTCGTCCATGGCAAGCATTGCTAAGTAACACTCTCTAGCAGCTAGCTGATCTTCTTGCACTTCTCTGATGCCATACTCTGTTGGAAACTTGATAGACAAGTGGTACATGGACGTTGCGGCCTTCCAACTGTTCAGGGTTGGCTGTCCAATGATAGCATTGTATGAGGATGAACAATCCACAACAAGTAAATTTACTTCTTTATTGATTTGTCATGGGTAAGAGCCAACCACAACTGGTAAGGAGATAGTACCTAATGGTAgaaccttcattcctccaaaccCGATCAATGGCACATTCATTGGACTAAGTAACTCCTTGTTGATCCTCATTTTTTGAAAGGCTGGACAATAAAGGATGTCTGCTAAGCTCCTATTGTCGATTAACACCCTTTCAAGTTGTATAATTTGCATTCATCAAAGTGATGACGATCGCATCATCATAAGGATGGTGCAATTGTTTAGCATCTTCATTCATGAAAACAATGGTTGTCTCGTCTTCTTTGATCGTCCTTGGTGGTCATCCAAACAATTGAACATTTTGGACTACCCGCAGGTAGGTCTTCTTAGCTTTGGATGAGCTTCCTGTTGACATGCCCCTTACAATAATCTTTATTTCTCCAAACGGTGGACATACCGGTTCCTCTGCTTTGCCCTTCATTGGTTGTCTCTCATCCAaggaattttttcaattttccttgtttgataagaacttcaatttgttACTTCAAGTCATAACACTCATCTATATCATGCCCATGGTCACGATGAAAGCGACAATACTTGCTTTTAGTCCTCTTGCTAGGATCTCCCTTCATTCtttctggccacttcaaggatggatCATCCTTTATCTGCATCAACATCTGATCGAGAAAAGTGTTTAGAAGAGTGTATTTGGAGTATCGTCCTAAGGACGACCCTACCTTCTTGCTGTCCCAGTCTCTTTTCTCCCCCACTTTGGCTTTCTTTGGATGAGGACCTTGCTCTAGGTGGTGTACATAACTATTCTCTAGTccttcactttctttttcttcttagcAATAATGGCATCCTTTGCATTCATGAAGCTTTGGGCTAAGTGTATGAACTCAGCCATCGTCTGTGGCTCCTTATCATatagcttatgaatgaacaagtccgAACTAACTCTATTGTAGAAAGCTGCCAAGGGAATCTTGTCGTCCATCTCATCCACTAGTAAGGCTTCTTTGTTGAAACGGCTAATAAATGAGTGTAGACTCTCGTTCTCTCCTTGCTCTATGCTCAACAAATTGGACGAGGAATGTTTCCACCTTTGTCCACCTATAAAGTTGTTAACAAACAACTTACTTAACTCCTGGAATGAAGTTATAGTGTTTCGCAGTAACTTTCCGAACCACACTCCAGCCAATCCTTTCAAGGTTGTAGAAAAGGCTCTGCATATAATTTCAACTTGAACACCTTGAAGATGCATGGTTGTTTTGAATGTGGAAATGTGATCATAAGGGTCACGCATCCCATCATATGAATTCAAGGTGGGCATTTTGAACTTGGAAGGCAAGGGATGGCTGGTGATGGATGCAGTAAGGGGGGAATCTATCCTATGGACAACGTCATCCACATGGTTCACTCTTCTCATGGAATCCTTCATTTCTTCCATAGCTCTCTTTATATGgtccttctctctctccaaatgtGGTACCCTATGAGTGACGGCACCTTTGGATTGGTCCCCTTCAGCATTGTTCTCAACACCTTTATATCCTGAATTTTGGCCTCGTTCTCCACCATGTTGTTGATGTTGCCTGTTAACTTCTCTAGTTAACTCTTAGTTCTGTTGTGTTAGTTCTGTCATCACCGCTACCATGGATTGTAACTGTTGTTGGACTGTCATAGGGGTTGGTGGTGCGCAATTTAGGTGACTGAAGACGTTTCTACTCTCCTGGTATCCTGGACTAGTAGCCATTAACCTAGTCCAAACCATACAGCCTTTTTGTCTTGgaaatcaaaaaaattgatagaaaacCTTTTCTCTTCCCCACAGACaacgccaactgatgatgcatgAAAATCAGCAATCTAAAATACTCCGAACTATGGTAATGGCTGTGaatcctgaaaagaaagaaagaactgtCAAAGGTGACCAGTGTGACCCTACCAAGGACCCTCCGACGGTTAAGTCAATTTTCTCTTTAGGAGACAAGGATTGAAAATAGTGAATGGTTAGAACTCACCTTGGATGAATAAGATTTAccccttttatagagagttagaCGTGGGTCTACTTGCTTGGATCCATCACCATCATGGGTGATGTTGGTGGTTGACAAAGAAAATGGGCTATATGGGGCATAGTTCGTGGAATTCCTTCCATGTATCAAGCAACGTGTCGTATTTTGTTTATGTGAATCTAATAGAGGATTTTCCACAAAACTCACCAAGTATATTTTGTTCGTCCATGTACATGTCGTCTGTAGATACACTCGTCTATGGAGAGCTCCCCTCACTATATGACTTGGTCGTCCATGGACGAGTGTCTTTATATGTTCTCATTCTTGGACGAGTTGATATAAGTGTGGCTTTCTTTGGACGATGACACCAGGACAAGTAATACTTGTGTTGATCTCCATCACAAATAAATCCTCGATATCAATTAACATGTCAAGAAgatcttctttaaaaaataatcattaaaacTTGCAATTCTCTTATAAAGCTTATATAAGATTTGCTTACCAATAGGTTGCCTATGAGTTACGTCTCTGCTGCAATTATCCCTATTGTTTCCATTCTTCAACGGCGTCATCCTAGCATAAATATTTGTGAGTGATTGTTGTACGTCACATAATACTCTCTAAGTTATTCGTCattgttgtggtggtgggttCCGTCTCATCGGTTAGCAATCAGACCAGAGTAAGTCAAGGCTCTAATACCAACTGATGTCGTGAAAGCCTGAAGAAAGTATACACGATGCTCTCTTTGATGAACAGAAACTAAATTGTTAGTTTCTAGATAGTAAACCTCGAGTGCACGAGAGGTTCCCTAAATTTACAACGAGATAAACTAGAATCCACCAAAGAAAAGCTTAAGAAAactctgtaattttttttaataatagtcTACAACTGAATTGGCCTTGGAAGTTACAATgcatttaaatagtaaaaaaaaaccctgGGGTGACTTTTAATGTGGTTTATTTGGGTATGTAgttgtatttcttttcttgttattttttttttggtaaatatattttcttggtTGTACTCATGTTGTGGTTTATTTCTGTTTCATCACATTATTAATTCTATATGTTGGGAAATTTTTCTAGC
This genomic stretch from Castanea sativa cultivar Marrone di Chiusa Pesio chromosome 9, ASM4071231v1 harbors:
- the LOC142609173 gene encoding uncharacterized protein LOC142609173; amino-acid sequence: MGGSRALDKNHSVEMSKVSSGRTLSAVLGSLGYSSQTMDDNLTTPILENFIIKTRFEGAKEIWPDELPSVLWACRTTLRAHIGETSFKLAYGSDTMIPAEVGLTSYRVAHYKEKENKKSLCLSLNLIDEVRMDVEQRVAHYKNLMTKYHDALVKPRHFNIGYLVLKRVSLATKDPSHGKLGPNWEELCRVFNSKRRGSYY